Proteins from a single region of Chlorocebus sabaeus isolate Y175 chromosome 7, mChlSab1.0.hap1, whole genome shotgun sequence:
- the LRP2BP gene encoding LRP2-binding protein isoform X1, with product MKLTSEKLPKNPFYASISQYAAKNQKSFQWKKEKTDHYTHANLVDKALQLLKKRILKGDTLAYFLRGQLYFEEGWYEEALEQFEEIEEEDHQATYQLGVMYYDGLGTILNSEKGVDYMKKILDSPCPKARHLKFAAAYNLGRAYYEGKGVKRSNEEAERLWLFAADNGNPKASVKAQSMLGLYYSTKEPKELEKAFYWHSEACGNGNLESQGALGLMYLYGQGIRQDTEAALHCLREAAERGNVYAQGNLVEYYYKMKFFTKCVAFSKRIADYDEVHDIPMIAQVTDCLPEFISRGMAMASFYHARCLQLGLGITRNEATAKHYYSKACRLNPALADELHSLLIRQRI from the exons ATGAAGTTGACCAGCGAAAAGTTGCCCAAGAACCCCTTTTATGCCTCCATATCTCAATATGCTGCTAAAAACCAAAAATCCTTccaatggaaaaaggaaaagactg atcatTACACCCATGCTAATTTGGTGGATAAGGCATTGCAGCTCTTGAAGAAAAGAATACTGAAAGGAGACACTCTGGCATATTTCCTGAGAGGTCAACTATATTTTGAAGAg GGATGGTATGAAGAAGCATTAGAACAGTTTGAAGAAATCGAGGAGGAAGACCATCAAGCAACTTACCAGCTAGGAGTGATGTACTATGATGGGCTGGGGACCATTCTAAATTCT GAGAAAGGGGTGGACTATATGAAGAAAATTCTTGATTCTCCATGTCCCAAAGCAAGACACTTAAAATTTGCAGCTGCTTACAACCTCGGAAGAGCTTATTATGAAGGAAAAGGTGTTAAACGATCCAATGAGGAAGCCGAAAG ACTGTGGCTTTTCGCAGCAGACAATGGAAATCCCAAAGCTAGTGTGAAGGCTCAAAGTATGCTCGGGCTGTATTACTCAACCAAGGAGCCCAAGGAGTTAGAAAAG GCATTTTACTGGCATTCAGAAGCATGTGGCAATGGAAATCTGGAGTCCCAGGGTGCACTTGGTCTCATGTACTTGTACGGACAAGGCATCCGGCAGGATACGGAAGCTGCCCTGCATTGCTTAAGAGAAGCAGCAGAACGCGGAAACGTCTATGCTCAAGGGAATCTCGTGGAGTATTACTATAAGATGAAATTTTTTACAAAGTGTGTTGCATTTTCTAAAAG GATTGCTGACTATGATGAGGTGCACGACATCCCCATGATTGCCCAGGTCACAGACTGTCTCCCGGAGTTCATCAGCAGAGGCATGGCAATGGCGTCCTTCTACCACGCAAGGTGTCTCCAGCTCGGCTTGGGCATCACCAGGAACGAAGCAACGGCTAAGCACTATTATTCTAAA GCTTGTCGTCTGAACCCCGCACTGGCAGATGAACTTCACTCCTTACTTATTCGTCAAAGAATTTAG
- the LRP2BP gene encoding LRP2-binding protein isoform X2, translating into MKLTSEKLPKNPFYASISQYAAKNQKSFQWKKEKTDHYTHANLVDKALQLLKKRILKGDTLAYFLRGQLYFEEGWYEEALEQFEEIEEEDHQATYQLGVMYYDGLGTILNSKGVDYMKKILDSPCPKARHLKFAAAYNLGRAYYEGKGVKRSNEEAERLWLFAADNGNPKASVKAQSMLGLYYSTKEPKELEKAFYWHSEACGNGNLESQGALGLMYLYGQGIRQDTEAALHCLREAAERGNVYAQGNLVEYYYKMKFFTKCVAFSKRIADYDEVHDIPMIAQVTDCLPEFISRGMAMASFYHARCLQLGLGITRNEATAKHYYSKACRLNPALADELHSLLIRQRI; encoded by the exons ATGAAGTTGACCAGCGAAAAGTTGCCCAAGAACCCCTTTTATGCCTCCATATCTCAATATGCTGCTAAAAACCAAAAATCCTTccaatggaaaaaggaaaagactg atcatTACACCCATGCTAATTTGGTGGATAAGGCATTGCAGCTCTTGAAGAAAAGAATACTGAAAGGAGACACTCTGGCATATTTCCTGAGAGGTCAACTATATTTTGAAGAg GGATGGTATGAAGAAGCATTAGAACAGTTTGAAGAAATCGAGGAGGAAGACCATCAAGCAACTTACCAGCTAGGAGTGATGTACTATGATGGGCTGGGGACCATTCTAAATTCT AAAGGGGTGGACTATATGAAGAAAATTCTTGATTCTCCATGTCCCAAAGCAAGACACTTAAAATTTGCAGCTGCTTACAACCTCGGAAGAGCTTATTATGAAGGAAAAGGTGTTAAACGATCCAATGAGGAAGCCGAAAG ACTGTGGCTTTTCGCAGCAGACAATGGAAATCCCAAAGCTAGTGTGAAGGCTCAAAGTATGCTCGGGCTGTATTACTCAACCAAGGAGCCCAAGGAGTTAGAAAAG GCATTTTACTGGCATTCAGAAGCATGTGGCAATGGAAATCTGGAGTCCCAGGGTGCACTTGGTCTCATGTACTTGTACGGACAAGGCATCCGGCAGGATACGGAAGCTGCCCTGCATTGCTTAAGAGAAGCAGCAGAACGCGGAAACGTCTATGCTCAAGGGAATCTCGTGGAGTATTACTATAAGATGAAATTTTTTACAAAGTGTGTTGCATTTTCTAAAAG GATTGCTGACTATGATGAGGTGCACGACATCCCCATGATTGCCCAGGTCACAGACTGTCTCCCGGAGTTCATCAGCAGAGGCATGGCAATGGCGTCCTTCTACCACGCAAGGTGTCTCCAGCTCGGCTTGGGCATCACCAGGAACGAAGCAACGGCTAAGCACTATTATTCTAAA GCTTGTCGTCTGAACCCCGCACTGGCAGATGAACTTCACTCCTTACTTATTCGTCAAAGAATTTAG
- the LRP2BP gene encoding LRP2-binding protein isoform X3, which yields MPPYLNMLLKTKNPSNGKRKRLGWYEEALEQFEEIEEEDHQATYQLGVMYYDGLGTILNSEKGVDYMKKILDSPCPKARHLKFAAAYNLGRAYYEGKGVKRSNEEAERLWLFAADNGNPKASVKAQSMLGLYYSTKEPKELEKAFYWHSEACGNGNLESQGALGLMYLYGQGIRQDTEAALHCLREAAERGNVYAQGNLVEYYYKMKFFTKCVAFSKRIADYDEVHDIPMIAQVTDCLPEFISRGMAMASFYHARCLQLGLGITRNEATAKHYYSKACRLNPALADELHSLLIRQRI from the exons ATGCCTCCATATCTCAATATGCTGCTAAAAACCAAAAATCCTTccaatggaaaaaggaaaagactg GGATGGTATGAAGAAGCATTAGAACAGTTTGAAGAAATCGAGGAGGAAGACCATCAAGCAACTTACCAGCTAGGAGTGATGTACTATGATGGGCTGGGGACCATTCTAAATTCT GAGAAAGGGGTGGACTATATGAAGAAAATTCTTGATTCTCCATGTCCCAAAGCAAGACACTTAAAATTTGCAGCTGCTTACAACCTCGGAAGAGCTTATTATGAAGGAAAAGGTGTTAAACGATCCAATGAGGAAGCCGAAAG ACTGTGGCTTTTCGCAGCAGACAATGGAAATCCCAAAGCTAGTGTGAAGGCTCAAAGTATGCTCGGGCTGTATTACTCAACCAAGGAGCCCAAGGAGTTAGAAAAG GCATTTTACTGGCATTCAGAAGCATGTGGCAATGGAAATCTGGAGTCCCAGGGTGCACTTGGTCTCATGTACTTGTACGGACAAGGCATCCGGCAGGATACGGAAGCTGCCCTGCATTGCTTAAGAGAAGCAGCAGAACGCGGAAACGTCTATGCTCAAGGGAATCTCGTGGAGTATTACTATAAGATGAAATTTTTTACAAAGTGTGTTGCATTTTCTAAAAG GATTGCTGACTATGATGAGGTGCACGACATCCCCATGATTGCCCAGGTCACAGACTGTCTCCCGGAGTTCATCAGCAGAGGCATGGCAATGGCGTCCTTCTACCACGCAAGGTGTCTCCAGCTCGGCTTGGGCATCACCAGGAACGAAGCAACGGCTAAGCACTATTATTCTAAA GCTTGTCGTCTGAACCCCGCACTGGCAGATGAACTTCACTCCTTACTTATTCGTCAAAGAATTTAG
- the ANKRD37 gene encoding ankyrin repeat domain-containing protein 37 isoform X1: MLLLDCNPEVDGLKHLLETGASVNAPPDPCEQSPVHLAAGSGLACFLLWQLQTGADLNQQDVLGEAPLHKAAKVGSLECLSLLVASDAQIDLCNKNGQTAEDLAWSCGFPDCAKFLTTIKCMQTVKPSEHSDRNDRVPVLRQKRSFGSVGNISGKRKCW, from the exons ATGCTGTTGCTGGACTGCAACCCCGAG GTGGATGGTCTGAAGCATTTGCTGGAGACAGGAGCCTCGGTCAACGCACCCCCGGATCCCTGCGAGCAGTCGCCTGTCCACTTAGCCGCAGGAAGCGgccttgcttgctttcttctctgGCAGCTGCAAACGGGCGCTGACCTCAACCAACAG GATGTTTTAGGAGAAGCTCCACTACACAAGGCAGCAAAAGTTGGAAGCCTGGAGTGCCTTAGCCTGCTTGTAGCCAGTGATGCCCAAATTGA tttatgtaATAAGAACGGACAAACAGCTGAAGATCTCGCTTGGTCATGTGGATTTCCAGACTGTGCCAAGTTTCTTACAACAATTAAATGCATGCAGACAGTAAAACCAAGTGAACACTCTGACAGGAATGATCGTGTTCCTGTGCTCAGACAGAAACGAAGTTTTGGAAGTGTAGGAAATATCAGTGGGAAAAGGAAGTGTTGGTAA
- the ANKRD37 gene encoding ankyrin repeat domain-containing protein 37 isoform X2, producing MLLLDCNPEVDGLKHLLETGASVNAPPDPCEQSPVHLAAGSGLACFLLWQLQTGADLNQQDVLGEAPLHKAAKVGSLECLSLLVASDAQIDLCNKNGQTAEDLAWSCGFPDCAKFLTTIKCMQTVKPSEHSDRNDRVPVLRQKRSFGSVGNISGKRKC from the exons ATGCTGTTGCTGGACTGCAACCCCGAG GTGGATGGTCTGAAGCATTTGCTGGAGACAGGAGCCTCGGTCAACGCACCCCCGGATCCCTGCGAGCAGTCGCCTGTCCACTTAGCCGCAGGAAGCGgccttgcttgctttcttctctgGCAGCTGCAAACGGGCGCTGACCTCAACCAACAG GATGTTTTAGGAGAAGCTCCACTACACAAGGCAGCAAAAGTTGGAAGCCTGGAGTGCCTTAGCCTGCTTGTAGCCAGTGATGCCCAAATTGA tttatgtaATAAGAACGGACAAACAGCTGAAGATCTCGCTTGGTCATGTGGATTTCCAGACTGTGCCAAGTTTCTTACAACAATTAAATGCATGCAGACAGTAAAACCAAGTGAACACTCTGACAGGAATGATCGTGTTCCTGTGCTCAGACAGAAACGAAGTTTTGGAAGTGTAGGAAATATCAGTGGGAAAAGGAAGTGTTG a